The nucleotide window ACAAGCCTTAAAAAAGCGCTTCGCTAAAGAAACCAATGTTAAGATAAAGTTTGAACAACATGTTGGTTCAAGTTGCGCTTTAAGCGCCTAGAAGGCTTGTATGCACCGAAAAGTGAGGTAGATTTGAAATTCCGCTGATTATTTTTTATATTATACTTTAAAATAAAGCCCCATTCCAGTTTTTAAAATACTGGAAGACAGGCTATATTTGAAATTATTGCCTTTATGGATAAAAGCCAGTATGTATTAAAACTTGAACAAAAAATAGATCGTCTGGAGGCTCAGTTAGAGGGACAATTTTCGGCGGAATGTGCCATAGATGAAACTCCCGTTCCCATATTATCTGTGGACAGTGCCTATACACTAAAATACGCCAATCAGGCTTTTGGGGATTTGGTTGGGGTTCAGAAAAAGGATGTAATGAATAAGGGGCTGGATAGTATTTTTGGGAGAAAGAAATTCTTCAGATGTTTTAAAGGATTTATTGACAGGAGTTTTAAAGGGGTTGTGACAAGTCACCTTTGTCTGATAAACAATGCTCAGGGGGTCAAGGAAAACATGCATCTGGAATATTTACCTTTTTATATGGGATATTCTTCTGTCCAGAGGATTTTGATCCTTTTTAAAGATATAGAAGAGCCTAAATCCGATACCGATATCCCTGCCGGGTATTCCGAATTGATAGATATTCTTAATGCTTTTGGAGAAATCCTTTTTGTCACCAATGAAAATTTTGAGATTAAGTTCATGAACCTTCAGGGAAGAAACAAATTCGGTCTGAAAAACCGCGACATTGCAGGGAAAAAGTGTTATAATTTACTTCTGGGTAAGGATACTCCCCCGGACGAATGTCCATTTAAATCTAATGGACAAAACAGAAAATCTTCCTCATTGAAAGGACACAACATTTATGCTGTAGAAGGATATGCGATAAAAGCTTATCCCCTCCGCTTCAATTATGATTCACATTTCAGCATCCTTCATCAAATGATACCTGCTTCTGAGGCCGATAAAGAGTGCCTGGGTATGGATGATCTGGTTGTATCCGCTATTAATCAGAAAATTCACCAGGAGTTATACCGGTTTAGGAAACGCCTCAGTACCGCATACCCTAACCTTACTTCTCATAATCTTATTCATTGCGCCTTAATCAGGA belongs to Bacteroidales bacterium and includes:
- a CDS encoding PAS domain-containing protein, translated to MDKSQYVLKLEQKIDRLEAQLEGQFSAECAIDETPVPILSVDSAYTLKYANQAFGDLVGVQKKDVMNKGLDSIFGRKKFFRCFKGFIDRSFKGVVTSHLCLINNAQGVKENMHLEYLPFYMGYSSVQRILILFKDIEEPKSDTDIPAGYSELIDILNAFGEILFVTNENFEIKFMNLQGRNKFGLKNRDIAGKKCYNLLLGKDTPPDECPFKSNGQNRKSSSLKGHNIYAVEGYAIKAYPLRFNYDSHFSILHQMIPASEADKECLGMDDLVVSAINQKIHQELYRFRKRLSTAYPNLTSHNLIHCALIRMNMSTGEIARYFHVNPTSIQRARVRLKKKMNLSREDDLIKFLMNT